In Oscillospiraceae bacterium, the following are encoded in one genomic region:
- a CDS encoding sporulation protein YtfJ — protein MNNNEIPLKQVIESSLESIKQVLNVDTIVGTPINTLNDTVIIPVSKVAVGITSGGVDFDSKHNPTRQQAHFGGANGAGMTVTPVAFLVVTKDDVRILNLNQPTAIASDNIVGTIADFVDRSPDLVQRFIDLFPKKNKEVKTEEKSE, from the coding sequence ATGAATAATAACGAAATTCCGTTGAAACAAGTTATCGAATCCTCACTGGAGAGTATCAAGCAGGTACTTAATGTTGACACCATTGTAGGTACACCCATTAACACACTTAACGATACCGTAATAATACCCGTTTCTAAGGTTGCAGTAGGCATAACTTCAGGCGGAGTGGATTTTGACAGTAAGCACAACCCAACAAGACAGCAGGCGCATTTCGGCGGTGCAAACGGAGCCGGAATGACTGTTACTCCTGTGGCATTTCTTGTTGTCACCAAGGACGATGTGCGTATACTTAATCTTAACCAGCCGACCGCCATTGCTTCCGATAACATTGTAGGAACGATAGCTGATTTTGTAGATCGTTCGCCCGATCTTGTACAGCGTTTTATTGATTTGTTTCCTAAAAAAAATAAGGAAGTAAAGACTGAAGAAAAATCAGAATAA
- the ispD gene encoding 2-C-methyl-D-erythritol 4-phosphate cytidylyltransferase: MKLRSVTHIVAELLYKLPGAHKRRKSGAIITAAGNGSRMGNVAKQLMELAGHPVIYYSLRAFEQSVNVDEIIIVTREEDISAIQDIVGKYGFQKVKHIVTGGSTRDESVKNGFEKIGGNIKYVAIHDAARPLITTEKIDAVFRQAYRYGSACAAGRINDTVKRADSKGFIEKTVPRDGLYGAQTPQIFACDIYRTALSLHLKNKTAVTDDCSMVENAGFKIMLCELGIPNLKLTVPHDCQTIEAILEKRGTENAM, encoded by the coding sequence ATGAAGCTTCGCAGTGTGACACACATTGTGGCTGAATTGCTTTACAAGCTTCCCGGTGCGCATAAAAGACGTAAGTCTGGCGCAATAATTACGGCTGCCGGAAACGGCAGCCGTATGGGAAACGTGGCGAAACAGCTCATGGAACTGGCGGGTCATCCCGTTATATATTACAGTCTCAGAGCCTTTGAGCAAAGTGTAAATGTTGATGAGATAATAATTGTCACTCGTGAAGAGGACATTTCTGCTATTCAGGATATAGTCGGAAAATACGGATTCCAAAAGGTGAAGCATATTGTGACGGGCGGCAGTACACGAGATGAATCGGTCAAAAATGGATTTGAAAAAATCGGAGGCAACATTAAATATGTTGCTATTCACGATGCTGCGCGTCCGCTTATTACTACCGAAAAGATAGATGCCGTTTTCCGTCAGGCGTACAGATACGGCTCGGCATGTGCTGCCGGTCGCATAAACGACACTGTCAAGCGTGCGGATTCTAAAGGCTTTATTGAAAAAACTGTGCCCCGGGATGGGCTTTATGGTGCTCAGACCCCTCAGATTTTTGCCTGCGATATTTACCGTACGGCGCTAAGCCTTCACCTGAAAAATAAAACCGCTGTTACCGACGATTGTTCCATGGTGGAGAATGCAGGCTTCAAAATTATGCTTTGCGAGCTTGGAATACCAAATCTTAAGCTTACCGTGCCTCACGATTGCCAAACCATTGAGGCTATACTTGAAAAAAGAGGGACAGAAAATGCAATGTAA
- a CDS encoding 2-C-methyl-D-erythritol 2,4-cyclodiphosphate synthase, with protein MQCNFRIGHGYDVHRFATERKLILGGVEIPYEMGLLGHSDADVLCHALMDALLGAAALGDIGKHFPDSDAKYKGISSLLLLQHVKELLDEKGYGIVNADVTVIAQKPKLAPHIPQMVDNIKKILDCDNINIKATTEEGLGFTGRLEGISAHSVALLSLK; from the coding sequence ATGCAATGTAATTTCAGAATCGGCCACGGATATGATGTTCACCGTTTTGCCACAGAGCGAAAGCTTATACTGGGCGGTGTTGAAATACCTTATGAAATGGGACTTCTGGGACATTCGGATGCAGATGTGCTTTGCCATGCTCTTATGGATGCACTTCTCGGCGCGGCTGCTCTTGGTGACATAGGAAAGCATTTCCCGGACAGTGATGCAAAGTATAAAGGCATTTCCAGCCTTTTGCTTTTACAACACGTAAAGGAACTTCTCGACGAAAAGGGATATGGAATTGTCAATGCCGACGTCACCGTAATTGCACAAAAACCCAAGCTTGCACCGCATATTCCTCAGATGGTTGACAATATCAAAAAGATACTTGATTGTGACAACATAAATATAAAAGCCACAACCGAGGAAGGGTTGGGCTTTACAGGACGCCTTGAGGGTATTTCTGCCCACAGCGTCGCATTATTGAGTTTAAAATAG
- a CDS encoding rRNA pseudouridine synthase has translation MKVRLQKYLSDCGVMSRRKAEEEMKKGTITVNNKPCELGQKVDDSDIIMFNGKIIERTTDTKSYYILNKPRGYVTTMSDERGRKCIADLIKDIPERVYPVGRLDLNSEGLVILTNDGDVANRLMHPKGNVEKIYMCKVRGTVSTEQLTKLRSALVLDGYTIMPVEVTVEKTMEDGTVLKFPLKEGRNRQIRKMCEQCELEVMRLKRVSIGKITLGGLHSGAILELSKQQIDYLKSI, from the coding sequence ATGAAAGTAAGATTGCAAAAATATCTGTCCGATTGTGGTGTAATGTCTCGTCGTAAGGCCGAGGAAGAAATGAAAAAAGGTACAATAACCGTAAATAATAAGCCGTGTGAATTGGGACAGAAAGTGGACGACAGCGATATTATAATGTTTAACGGCAAAATTATAGAAAGAACCACCGATACCAAAAGCTATTATATTCTAAATAAGCCGCGCGGATATGTCACAACAATGTCAGACGAGAGAGGAAGAAAGTGCATAGCCGATCTTATCAAGGATATTCCTGAAAGAGTGTATCCCGTGGGGCGTCTTGACCTTAACAGCGAAGGACTTGTTATTCTTACCAACGACGGCGATGTTGCAAATCGCCTCATGCACCCCAAGGGAAATGTTGAAAAAATATATATGTGCAAGGTACGCGGCACGGTAAGTACTGAACAGCTTACAAAACTTCGCAGTGCACTTGTGCTTGACGGTTATACTATAATGCCGGTAGAGGTTACGGTAGAAAAAACTATGGAAGACGGCACTGTGCTGAAATTTCCTCTCAAAGAGGGCAGAAATCGCCAGATACGAAAAATGTGTGAGCAGTGTGAACTGGAAGTAATGCGTCTTAAACGTGTGTCTATCGGTAAAATTACACTCGGCGGACTGCATAGCGGTGCTATACTTGAACTGTCAAAACAACAAATTGATTATCTGAAATCAATATAA
- a CDS encoding 2-oxoacid:ferredoxin oxidoreductase subunit gamma: MYNILLAGFGGQGILFAGKQIAYAGMKSDKEVSWLPSYGPEMRGGTANCSVIVSDEPIGSPLVTEPDILIALNLPSFEKFEDKIKEGGILISDSSLIPKKTQRDDIKAYYIPATELANENNISGMANVIMLGKLIQVTGIYDYEYFENVMIGSIPPAKERLIELNKKALSIGYNHK, encoded by the coding sequence ATGTATAATATTCTTCTTGCAGGCTTCGGCGGACAGGGTATTTTGTTTGCCGGAAAGCAGATTGCATATGCAGGTATGAAATCCGATAAAGAAGTAAGCTGGCTTCCTTCTTACGGCCCCGAAATGCGCGGCGGTACGGCCAACTGTTCTGTTATTGTTTCGGATGAGCCTATCGGTTCTCCTCTCGTAACCGAGCCGGATATTCTCATCGCTCTTAATCTGCCCTCCTTTGAAAAATTTGAGGACAAAATTAAAGAAGGCGGCATACTCATTTCCGACAGCTCTCTCATTCCTAAAAAAACTCAGAGAGACGACATAAAGGCGTACTATATCCCCGCAACCGAGCTTGCCAACGAAAATAACATCAGCGGTATGGCTAATGTTATAATGCTGGGTAAGCTTATCCAGGTTACCGGTATTTACGATTATGAGTATTTCGAAAATGTTATGATCGGCTCTATCCCTCCTGCCAAGGAAAGACTTATTGAGCTTAACAAAAAAGCTCTTTCCATAGGCTATAACCACAAATAA
- a CDS encoding MinD/ParA family protein produces MKNIFEKDVIYVVCGHYGVGKTNIAVNMALNIPKGDITLIDLDIVNPFFRSADNKSELEERGVRVITPLFANTNVDVPSIPPDINSVFYPGKSAVFDVGGDDAGAIALCGFAEGFKKRGYEMYYVINMCRPQIEDPQDAAMMMREIENTSGMKFCAIINNTNLGAETDKNIVLDGMEYARKVSKLTGLEIAATTVIDSLESEFSSDQKREMVFIKDITKHLYC; encoded by the coding sequence TTGAAAAATATTTTTGAAAAAGACGTTATTTATGTTGTTTGCGGACATTACGGCGTGGGTAAAACCAACATTGCTGTTAATATGGCACTTAACATCCCCAAAGGTGATATTACGCTCATTGACCTTGATATAGTTAATCCCTTTTTCAGATCAGCGGATAACAAATCCGAGCTGGAGGAAAGGGGAGTGAGGGTGATTACGCCGCTTTTTGCTAATACAAATGTGGATGTGCCCTCAATTCCGCCGGATATAAACTCCGTTTTTTATCCGGGCAAAAGTGCTGTTTTTGATGTAGGCGGCGACGACGCCGGTGCCATTGCATTGTGCGGCTTTGCCGAGGGCTTCAAAAAGCGCGGTTACGAGATGTATTATGTTATCAATATGTGCCGTCCGCAGATAGAGGATCCGCAGGATGCGGCAATGATGATGCGCGAAATTGAAAACACGAGCGGCATGAAGTTCTGCGCTATTATCAATAATACAAATCTCGGTGCGGAAACGGATAAAAATATAGTATTGGACGGAATGGAATACGCTCGCAAGGTCTCAAAGCTTACGGGACTGGAAATAGCGGCTACAACGGTGATAGATTCACTGGAAAGTGAGTTTTCATCCGACCAAAAACGAGAAATGGTTTTTATTAAAGACATAACTAAACACTTATATTGCTGA
- a CDS encoding chromosome segregation protein ScpA: MEELNYKLEVFDGPLDLLLSLIAKNKINIYDIPISEILEQYLAYMEQAAQLNIELSSEFVVMACELLYIKSRMLLPREAEDQDPRSELVEALLEYSKVKDVADYLFRRKDDFFERYRSAGMKIHITKVLRSYSPQELAKAYANMKMTAPEVKKENNFRTIGAMMQHRVIPVEEKIIFILRRLCRIKNSDNSMNFSELVGESKSKSEVVAVFLAALELTKSGRIRVTENGNDYKIKLIREKKND; this comes from the coding sequence ATGGAAGAACTTAATTACAAGCTTGAGGTTTTTGACGGTCCGCTGGACCTGCTTTTGAGCCTTATAGCGAAGAATAAAATCAATATTTACGATATCCCCATTTCCGAAATTCTGGAACAGTATCTGGCATATATGGAGCAGGCGGCTCAGCTTAATATAGAGCTTTCCAGTGAATTTGTGGTAATGGCATGTGAATTGCTTTATATTAAGTCCAGAATGCTTCTCCCTCGTGAGGCAGAGGACCAGGATCCCAGAAGCGAGCTTGTGGAAGCGCTTTTGGAATACTCCAAAGTCAAAGATGTCGCGGATTATCTGTTTCGTCGAAAGGACGATTTTTTCGAACGTTATCGCAGTGCCGGCATGAAAATTCATATCACTAAGGTGCTTCGCAGTTATTCGCCACAGGAATTGGCAAAGGCGTATGCAAACATGAAAATGACAGCGCCCGAGGTGAAAAAGGAAAATAATTTCAGAACAATCGGTGCAATGATGCAGCATCGCGTAATACCGGTTGAGGAAAAAATCATTTTCATTCTTCGCAGACTTTGCCGTATTAAAAATTCCGATAATTCAATGAATTTCAGCGAGCTGGTAGGGGAGAGTAAATCCAAATCCGAAGTGGTAGCTGTTTTTCTTGCGGCACTGGAATTGACAAAGTCCGGCAGAATAAGAGTCACAGAAAACGGCAATGATTATAAAATAAAACTTATCAGAGAAAAGAAAAATGACTGA
- a CDS encoding site-2 protease family protein yields MSEIAYNIMTMLLGMVALLISITLHEVAHGYAAYKMGDYTAKSSGRLSLNPFAHINPASLLLLAILMLIGSFSGASSGFVMSMLSVMVCFTFARPVPVGSGGLKNPLRDMAIIAVAGPVTNILVALISLILFKYISYLLVYILPDTQFGMYVAFMTMYFFVYLTQLNIGLAVFNLLPIPPLDGSKILYYFLPRKMLIAFVKYEKYITMILLFLLIFDVLDVPLDYIGGLVYRGLSFVVDLLPPR; encoded by the coding sequence ATGTCAGAAATTGCTTACAACATAATGACCATGCTTCTGGGAATGGTTGCGCTTTTGATAAGTATAACGCTTCATGAAGTGGCGCATGGCTATGCCGCGTATAAAATGGGGGACTACACTGCAAAATCTTCGGGAAGATTATCACTTAACCCGTTTGCACATATTAATCCTGCCAGTCTTTTGCTGTTGGCTATACTTATGCTTATAGGTTCCTTTTCCGGCGCAAGCAGCGGATTTGTTATGTCCATGCTTTCAGTTATGGTGTGCTTTACCTTTGCACGTCCTGTTCCCGTAGGCTCGGGCGGCTTGAAAAATCCTTTAAGGGATATGGCAATTATCGCTGTTGCAGGTCCTGTTACCAATATTCTTGTTGCTCTTATTTCTCTTATATTGTTTAAATACATTTCCTACCTCCTGGTGTATATTCTTCCCGATACACAGTTCGGAATGTACGTTGCGTTCATGACAATGTACTTCTTTGTTTATCTTACACAGCTGAATATAGGTCTTGCTGTATTCAATCTGTTGCCGATTCCTCCGCTTGACGGCTCTAAGATACTTTATTACTTTTTGCCGCGGAAGATGCTTATTGCTTTTGTAAAATATGAAAAATATATCACAATGATACTTTTGTTCCTCCTGATATTTGACGTGCTGGATGTACCGCTGGATTATATTGGCGGTCTGGTTTACAGAGGACTTTCATTCGTTGTCGATTTATTACCTCCGAGATAA
- a CDS encoding D-alanyl-D-alanine carboxypeptidase: MKKYWFLILFVLIFEIAVSASDFADHAVEVSGVSSFYADAAVLYNKTTDEFIIARNADARLPIASTTKIMTALVALENSPADSIVTVHKDAVGVEGSSIYLEAGEKIPLRDMLYALMLESANDSAVAIAIHVAGSVEAFVGLMNDKAQALGMGNTHFENPHGLPHDNHYSSASDMARLFSHALDNADFAQITAAKSYKSPLKSDGYRYFSNHNRLLSLLDGCIGGKTGYTKKAGRCLVSGTARDDIYMICVTLNAGDDWNIHKELTEYGFSLYERRSVAENGEFSFNVPIVGGKTEYARVSNVQEISICSKKTSPPVTHTVELFIFYYPPVAKGEKAGRVVFRQGGEYIGEVDLYFEDDVNIKAPKSFWSRMLGK, from the coding sequence ATGAAAAAATATTGGTTTCTGATATTATTTGTTCTGATATTTGAAATAGCTGTGTCAGCATCTGATTTTGCGGATCACGCGGTAGAAGTGTCGGGCGTTTCAAGCTTTTATGCAGATGCCGCAGTACTTTATAATAAGACCACGGATGAGTTTATTATTGCCCGTAACGCAGATGCACGTTTGCCGATAGCAAGCACGACGAAGATAATGACTGCACTGGTGGCGCTTGAAAATTCTCCTGCGGACAGTATTGTTACTGTTCATAAGGACGCGGTGGGCGTGGAAGGCTCTTCCATATATCTTGAGGCGGGCGAAAAGATACCTTTGAGGGATATGTTGTACGCATTGATGCTGGAATCCGCCAATGATTCGGCTGTAGCTATTGCAATACATGTGGCGGGCTCGGTGGAAGCGTTTGTAGGCTTGATGAATGATAAGGCACAAGCGCTTGGTATGGGTAATACACATTTTGAAAATCCCCACGGACTTCCGCACGACAACCATTATTCCAGTGCGAGTGATATGGCAAGGCTGTTTTCCCATGCTCTTGATAATGCGGATTTTGCTCAGATAACCGCCGCTAAAAGCTATAAATCGCCTTTGAAAAGCGATGGATATCGATATTTTTCCAATCATAACCGCCTTTTATCGCTTTTGGACGGATGTATAGGCGGTAAAACCGGTTATACCAAAAAAGCCGGCAGGTGCCTTGTTTCGGGCACTGCGCGTGACGATATATACATGATATGTGTCACGCTGAACGCGGGAGATGATTGGAATATTCACAAAGAGCTGACCGAGTATGGCTTTTCTCTCTATGAGAGGAGAAGCGTTGCCGAAAATGGTGAATTCAGCTTTAATGTGCCTATTGTCGGAGGAAAAACGGAATACGCCCGCGTGAGCAATGTACAGGAAATAAGTATTTGTTCAAAGAAAACCTCACCGCCTGTTACGCATACCGTAGAGCTGTTTATTTTTTACTATCCGCCCGTTGCCAAGGGTGAAAAGGCGGGCAGAGTGGTATTCAGACAGGGCGGAGAATATATTGGTGAGGTCGATTTATATTTTGAAGACGATGTAAATATTAAGGCTCCCAAAAGCTTCTGGAGCAGAATGTTAGGAAAGTGA
- the scpB gene encoding SMC-Scp complex subunit ScpB gives MTESTFYEHDKEYFAAALEAVLFACSTPVEKDKLCEIFQIDEDELEIVITELRLRLSAHPGGFELISLEDSVTLCTRIEYKDYVSHALEVKRNVSLSKPALEVLAIVAYAQPVTKAYMEKVRGVDCSGIVNSLLEKELIEERGRMDAPGRPILYGTTLNFLKSFGLNSVEELPDIDKYGNEQLEMKIEQMSPSQQEESPDEEQE, from the coding sequence ATGACTGAATCTACATTTTACGAACACGACAAAGAATATTTTGCTGCCGCACTTGAGGCAGTGCTGTTTGCCTGCTCCACACCCGTGGAAAAAGACAAACTTTGCGAAATATTTCAGATTGACGAAGACGAACTTGAAATAGTTATAACCGAGCTTCGTCTTCGGCTATCGGCTCACCCGGGTGGCTTTGAGCTTATTTCGCTGGAAGACAGTGTAACACTGTGCACAAGAATTGAATATAAGGATTACGTTTCCCATGCTTTGGAGGTAAAACGCAATGTTTCACTTTCCAAGCCTGCGCTTGAGGTGTTGGCGATAGTGGCGTATGCTCAGCCTGTTACTAAAGCGTACATGGAAAAGGTGCGTGGTGTTGACTGCAGCGGTATAGTCAATTCTCTTCTTGAAAAGGAACTGATTGAGGAAAGGGGCAGAATGGATGCTCCCGGTCGTCCCATACTCTACGGAACCACGCTTAACTTCCTCAAAAGCTTTGGACTGAATTCGGTTGAGGAGCTTCCTGATATCGATAAATACGGCAACGAACAGCTCGAAATGAAAATAGAGCAAATGTCGCCGTCACAGCAGGAGGAATCGCCCGACGAGGAACAGGAATGA
- a CDS encoding DUF4364 family protein, whose translation MTAIELRDDDDIKTLILYLLKNLDIPIDFDTLCEVFFTIDFVRHFDFTDQFADLLDKKLITEVQTDGKTKYVISAKGKIALEGIEDRLLELVKEKALTAATRFLEYKDHGFMIISYIEKSPDEEDDEGVMLHCIIKDNRFTMLNMETYVGSRIIAEKMKLIFEKRAEKLLSQFHALMSEDIKLF comes from the coding sequence ATGACAGCTATTGAGCTTCGAGACGATGACGATATAAAAACTCTAATACTGTATCTTCTTAAAAATTTAGATATACCGATTGATTTTGACACACTTTGCGAAGTATTTTTTACCATTGACTTTGTGCGCCATTTTGATTTTACCGACCAGTTTGCCGACCTTCTGGACAAAAAGCTGATTACCGAGGTGCAGACCGACGGCAAGACAAAGTATGTTATTTCCGCAAAGGGAAAAATCGCGCTTGAAGGAATTGAGGACAGGCTTCTGGAGCTTGTCAAGGAAAAAGCCCTCACTGCCGCCACTCGATTTCTGGAATACAAGGATCACGGCTTCATGATAATCTCCTACATCGAAAAATCTCCCGACGAAGAAGATGATGAGGGGGTTATGCTTCATTGCATAATTAAAGACAATCGTTTCACCATGCTCAACATGGAAACATACGTAGGAAGCCGCATAATAGCCGAAAAAATGAAGCTTATTTTTGAAAAAAGGGCCGAAAAGCTGCTTTCCCAGTTTCATGCCCTTATGAGTGAAGATATAAAGCTATTTTAA
- a CDS encoding 4Fe-4S dicluster domain-containing protein yields MKRVTFKSDLCKGCGLCVSVCPKKIISLDTSALNKKGYHPAVITDAEKCIACAFCATICPDVVIKVEKD; encoded by the coding sequence ATGAAAAGAGTAACATTCAAAAGCGACTTGTGTAAGGGATGCGGCCTCTGCGTATCTGTATGCCCCAAAAAAATAATTTCCCTTGACACTTCCGCTCTCAACAAAAAGGGCTACCATCCTGCGGTTATCACCGATGCGGAAAAGTGCATCGCCTGCGCATTCTGTGCAACAATTTGCCCGGATGTAGTCATCAAAGTTGAAAAAGATTAA
- the vorB gene encoding 3-methyl-2-oxobutanoate dehydrogenase subunit VorB — MSKKVLMKGNEAIAEAAIKAGCRLFFGYPITPQTEVAETFAKRMPKVDGLCLQAESEIAAINMVLGAASTGNRVMTSSSSPGISLKSEGISYIVGSDLPCVIVNVQRGGPGLGGIQPSQADYYQATRALGHGDQHILVFAPASIQEIVDLTMEAFDLSDIYRMPAMILADGALGQMMEPVDFEARTPREIPEKTWAACGHGGKRKHNIVNSLYIEPDALEKTVLDRFEKYKEIEKTEVKYEEYLTDDADIVVVAYGITARIAKSAVNAARKKGIKAGLFRPITLWPFPAQQLLKLTETAKKFLTVELSMGQMVEDVRLATQFKKPVEFYGRTGGMMPSVNEVLENIEKYAE; from the coding sequence ATGAGTAAAAAGGTACTTATGAAAGGCAATGAAGCCATTGCCGAGGCTGCTATAAAAGCAGGCTGCCGCTTGTTCTTCGGATATCCCATAACACCTCAGACCGAGGTTGCCGAAACCTTTGCAAAGCGTATGCCCAAGGTGGACGGACTTTGCCTTCAGGCGGAAAGTGAAATAGCCGCCATAAACATGGTTCTCGGTGCGGCTTCCACCGGTAACAGAGTTATGACATCTTCATCCTCTCCCGGAATAAGCCTTAAATCTGAGGGTATTTCTTATATCGTCGGCTCCGATCTTCCCTGTGTTATCGTAAATGTACAGCGCGGCGGTCCCGGTCTGGGCGGTATCCAGCCCTCACAGGCTGACTATTATCAGGCAACTCGCGCACTTGGACACGGTGACCAGCACATTCTTGTTTTTGCACCTGCATCAATTCAGGAAATCGTTGACCTTACAATGGAAGCTTTCGACCTTTCCGATATATACAGAATGCCTGCCATGATTCTTGCCGACGGTGCACTGGGTCAGATGATGGAGCCTGTTGATTTTGAAGCAAGAACTCCCCGCGAAATTCCCGAAAAGACCTGGGCAGCATGCGGACACGGCGGAAAGCGCAAGCATAATATAGTTAACTCCCTCTATATCGAGCCGGATGCTCTTGAAAAAACAGTCCTTGATCGTTTTGAAAAGTATAAGGAAATCGAAAAAACAGAGGTAAAATACGAAGAATATCTTACCGATGATGCCGATATCGTTGTTGTGGCTTACGGAATTACCGCACGTATTGCAAAATCCGCAGTCAATGCTGCACGCAAGAAGGGTATCAAGGCAGGTCTGTTCCGTCCCATAACTCTTTGGCCGTTCCCTGCACAGCAGCTTCTTAAGCTTACCGAGACTGCCAAGAAGTTCCTTACCGTCGAGCTCAGCATGGGTCAGATGGTAGAGGATGTAAGACTTGCAACACAGTTCAAAAAGCCCGTTGAATTTTACGGACGTACCGGTGGTATGATGCCCTCCGTAAACGAGGTTCTCGAGAATATAGAGAAATATGCTGAATAA
- a CDS encoding 2-oxoglutarate oxidoreductase, whose product MVVFDKPKALTDVPFHYCPGCTHGIVHRLVAEVIDEFGIEGDTVGIAPVGCSVFAYNYFNCDMIEAPHGRAPAVATGVKRAMPDKFVFTYQGDGDLAAIGTAETVHVGARGENITIIFINNAIYGMTGGQMAPTTLPGQYSTTSPYGRDLKIQGNPIRICEMLSTLDGTAYAERVAVDSVKNINNAKKAIRKAFEVQKNKQGLSIVEVLSTCPTNWGKTPQEALEWLRSDMMPFYPLGVYKDITAKEDK is encoded by the coding sequence ATGGTAGTATTTGATAAACCCAAAGCATTGACCGATGTACCTTTTCACTACTGCCCCGGATGTACACACGGTATCGTGCATCGTCTGGTAGCTGAAGTGATTGACGAATTCGGCATAGAAGGCGACACCGTAGGTATTGCACCCGTCGGATGCTCGGTTTTTGCATATAATTATTTCAACTGCGATATGATAGAAGCTCCCCACGGACGTGCTCCTGCCGTTGCAACCGGTGTAAAGAGAGCTATGCCTGATAAGTTCGTATTCACCTATCAGGGCGACGGTGACCTTGCTGCGATAGGTACTGCTGAGACCGTTCACGTAGGCGCAAGAGGTGAAAACATCACCATTATCTTTATAAATAACGCAATTTACGGTATGACCGGCGGTCAGATGGCTCCTACCACTCTTCCCGGTCAGTACTCTACCACTTCTCCTTACGGACGTGACCTGAAAATTCAGGGTAACCCCATCAGAATTTGCGAAATGCTGTCCACTCTCGATGGTACTGCCTACGCTGAAAGAGTTGCGGTAGACTCCGTAAAAAATATCAATAACGCTAAAAAAGCCATCAGAAAGGCTTTTGAAGTTCAGAAGAACAAGCAGGGACTTTCTATTGTAGAAGTTCTCTCCACCTGCCCCACCAACTGGGGAAAAACACCTCAGGAAGCTCTGGAATGGCTCAGAAGCGATATGATGCCTTTCTATCCTCTTGGTGTTTACAAGGATATAACTGCAAAGGAGGATAAATAA